In Acipenser ruthenus chromosome 1, fAciRut3.2 maternal haplotype, whole genome shotgun sequence, the genomic stretch TTGTTATATTGATTAGGTAACCTGTCGAGGAAAGCATCAGTATAGGCTGCTGGTAAAAGGTAAGTTAACCAGATGAATTTATATGTTGTACCCGAACCTGTAGAAATATACATACAGGTGTATATGTagtacaaccaaacgagcaagatgggccgaatggcctcctctcgtttgtaaactttcttatgcgtAAACTGGTgttgtaaaaacaacaaaacaaaaggatcaTTGGCAGAAAAATAATTACGATAAAGTGTTATTGACTGCAACACAGAGAATGCTTCTCCAAAGCAAAGCACCAGACCATCAATAAACGAACAGGTCAATATCTACAACaattattaaaaatgcaaacaaagCCAATagtactgttttatttgtattatcagAGTTGCGTACAATGATTAGCTGGCTGTTTgagctatgtgtgtgtgtgtgtgtgtacgtatatatatatatatatatatagggccgGGATGCGGATTCGTACTTGGCTACACAGCATCCTTGCTGTTCAGATGGATTCCGTGTTGTCATTTTGCTACAGCCTCAGGAGACATACCTATGTATAAGAAACGTATATCGCGTCACACAATAATGAGTGTATGCTGCTAGCACAAGAGACCTACTGCTTGCTGTACTGTAAAGCTATCCGCCCAGCCAGGCTCAGGTTTCGGTCATACAGTAGGCAGAATAATCTTGGCTGCTTGTTGTTCTCGACCCAAAAATGTCATGGAATAACGGGggtctgttttcattatgtaaaGAGTGACGGCTCTTAATACCGTCACACACAGATGCTTACAAATGTTGCCTGTGATTCATTACAAAGCAGTtgtatgcaaaaaacaaaacaaaaaactatttgcGATTCATGCAATGAAACCCTTTACTGTCAAGAACTGTTTTCAGgcaacattctttttttatgttactgCAACATGTCCCATGTGTTGGTTTCAATGTTTGGGCCATattactgttaataaataaataaataaatcacagagaTGTGTCCTGGTAGGGTTAAGTGCCGTACACACCCTCCGCGGCCCTCTAACCCTTGCATGCCTGTCCCCTGTGTGTCTGCCCTGCAGGATGTATCGCAGGGAGAAGAGCATACAGATCAAGAGCAGCGCCTCGGCGCTCTACAACAACCTGAGCGTGCTGCCCATCGCAGAGAAGTGCCTCACCTACTTCACAGTGGTGCACTGCAATGTGGTGAACATGGTGAGCGCCTCGGGGGACGGACTCAACTTCTCACACCGCCAGCTGCAGTCCAAGGAGGGCAGCATCGCCGCCAGCTCCTCCCTCATCATACAGGTGCTGCTGTACTGGGGTCTCTCATTACTGgaaagaggagggggaggagattTAGCCAAGCCGTTTGGCTTAATACACAGGTCTCTTATTTGGATAAGTGCTTAGGGGTTTTAATGAAGAAGGCAGACCAAATCAGAGCCCTCTTAAAATAACACTCCTGGCTCTGGTTCAGAGGAATGAGATTGTTCTTGGCTCTCCgtaccaaaaaagaaaaataaataaataaataaataaataaatagatgttcATGTCACAAAGTATCAAGTTGCGTTTGTGAAAAGACAGAATTCTACTGGTATAGACAGCTGGTCACATTTGTATAGGGTCTTTTACCAGTAAAAAGTTTGCACCTCTGTGTTCCAGGCGTCCTGGTGTGTGCTGCCATCTCGAGTTCTGCTGGTTCTCACGTCACAGAAGGGAATCCAGGTGAGGGCCCTTTGCTGCTGAATTAAGTCCTGCTGTATTATTAAACCCTTCAAGATCTTCAACAATAGTGttgtgttttaatgatctaaacacctTATTTCTGCATCCTCATTTACCTTTTATATTGTATGTAGTAATTTTTGGTCTATAGATCACCCCGGGGGAAAAGCCCTGGTGGTTTAATATACAGTTAAAGAGTGGCGgccctgtttagatcattaaaatagagcccAATGTGTCCTGGAGTTAAGCATCTTCAGGTTTTTACTCCTAACTACTGTAACACAATAGGAATAGACAGCTCTATCACTAACTTCAGGAGGCCAAGACTAAACTACAGAGTTTTGCTTTTACCATACCCTCATAAAAAATATGGTAtagtagtaaaagcatagcattaCAAAGTGTAACGAAGCACagtgagagcatggtaaagcacaggtaaacaTTGTATGCTAAAACTGTTAAATGCATCGTATAACCATGGGATAACTGCAGAATTTACCATGGCAGACTTTTATATGGGTAAATAAGGACACTGTTCactttgaaaagagttttgaatTTGGATTGTATTCTTAACATTGGAGATTTAAACAGCTGCAGGTGGTGTTGCATTGACTGGAGCTATTAAATAGATATACTTGTCTTTTGAAGATGTACGAGTCGGATGGCTCCATCATGGTGTACTGGCATGCCCTGGACATCCCTGAGACCCCTTCAGGTACTGCACTGTCACTAGGGACGGGACACCTGTGTTACTAGGGACACCACATTGTGATTAGCATGAACAGTGACATTTACCCTTCTGATCTGTATTCTACAACTATAAGGGAGGACGCACAAGTCACAAGGGGCCAACTGTAAAGGAGttattgcctgtaagctgcccgagagctgcgttgtcctccaacgctgcagctcttgggtggctgcatggtgagtctgcagtgtgaaaaaaagcggtcggctgacggcacacgcttcggaggacagcgtgtgttcgtcttcgccctcccgagtcagcgcaggggtggtagcggtgagctgagcctaaaaaaaaaattggccattccaaattgggaaaaaataataaaaataattggcaatgactaaatttataaaaaataaaaaaaaggacatgACCATGCCTGTCTGTAACAGGTGTCATTGTCCTGTATCTTTCTTTGCaattaatataaaatactactactactaattaaTAAGAAGAATGAGAGTAAGTAAGAAATGAATCCCTGATATCCCTTTGCTTTGCAGACGAGGCAGTGTTTGCTCGTGGAATTGCTGCAGCCACTACGCTCGGACACTACATCTGTGTGGGTGAGttatttcaaaagaaaacttGTCATCTGGTGACTGCTCCCTGAATCATTAGATTTAGTTTTGGTTAACTCAATTCTGGCGTTAAAGGGAgaggtttatttctttatttcaaagGCTTCTGTTTTGGATCTTAGTTTGTAATTTAGTTTTCCTTTCAGTTCAGTGGTACTCGCATTGCATTGCCCTCTCTACAGTCAATCTCAGTCTCTCATGCTGTGTGTCTCTCCTCAGGCACCTCCTCTGGCTCTGTCCTGGTGTTTAAAATACCGGACAAGGGGGCCAACATCATCCTATCCGAAGTGCTGGAGGAGCACTGGGATCCCATCACAGACATCGCCACAGAGACCTCCAGCAGCAAGGTCATTCAGtagacctttttgtatttttatttgggtTTATAGCTGTCCCCGTCATgttatcatagtaaaagcagagcaaagtggaatcatggtaaagcataggtgagcaGTTCAATCCcagagagttatggtaaagcatattaaaaaagcaaGGCAAGCCAggataaactacagtaaatgaaaaaaaaacaattacagcaatgggaaaactgctaaattaccaaGCAAATTTACCGTGGTAAGCTTTTGTAAGGGGCACCTGAGAGTCTGTTCAAAGTCTTTGGAATATCCCatgatttaaattataataatacaataaaaatacattattaacaaTATAACATGAAAAAGAATATGAGCAATTAAAGAATAATATAAGCAATGAATTTCATGGTATTGTGTGCAACGTACTTGTTGTTTTTCTCTGAAGAGCCCAATCGCACACATGTGTCCCACTGTGGGCTGTGGCACTGATCTGCATGTGTCTCTGTGCATCCCCAGGAATATATTGCTGATATAGTCAGTGCAGACGACTCCGGCTTGCTTTGTATCTGGAAAGCAGGAAAAGATTTTAAACTGCTGAAGAAGATCCCTGCTTATGGGTGAGACAGATCTCCTTGCACTCAGTATTCAGTCAATTTGTGTCACCTGGGTTCCAGGAAAGTTTGGACTTCCATTTTCATGTGGAGAAGAGAGCTGTACAGCCTCTTGACCCTCCTAAAACCTTTATTGTAAATCTTCTATGTGCACCAGGACAGCCCAGTCAAATTCCACATGTATAATTTCTACCTAAAATCTTGGAACGAGTGTTGTGAATAAGTTGCTGGACCCATTGGGAATTTCAGTCTGGTTTTAAGCATTCTCACAGTATTGAAACTGCATTGGTAAGGGAGCCACTGGTTACATTATTGGTTTATTAGGAAATGTCCAGAGCTGGTTTAGATCTTTTAATGTGTAGTTGCCTTCTGGTGGTATTACATTTACTTGAGAGTGTTGACATCATCAAACCGTGCTCTAAGCTGTCAATGAGACACTAAATCTGCATCTGTTCTGACTGTTTCAACAGGACTATAGCATCATATAAATATCTGACAAAGGCACTTAACTGTATAACAAGTAAAACTAGAACAGTAAAACAGATGGTGCCGACAGTTAAGTGCTCAGTCTCTTCTTTATGTGTGTCCAGGTGCTCCTGCTCCTCGGTAAAGCTGTGGTGTGGGATTGTTATCGCGGGGTACGGCAGTGGGCAGATCCGGCTCTACGATGCCCTGTCAGGCGTGGTGCACGCGGAGGTGAACGCACACGCGCGCTGGATCTACGCACTGGATATCGCACCGGACTCAGGCAAGGTAGGCAGACTGAGTGCCTGTCCAGAACAGCAAGAGCCAGGACAGTGAGCAGTGATTGAAAACTGGAGCTGTAATACTTTGCTGTCTGTTTACTACAGTCTGCCATTATCCATCATTATCAAAAACACTCAATAGTCTAATCGTTTGACATTTAATTTTTAGTATTGCAACGTACTTCTTTTGTTGAGTTTTCTTATAAAGGCTTGGTTATCAACCCTTGCAGTAGCTAACTGATCCCTTCACCTCTGACAATCACTGTGTAACTGTCACACATAGCTGCTGTCCGGAGCAGAGGACTCGCTGGTACGAATCTGGAAGCTGAGCAAGTCCCCTGAGTCTCACACTGTCGAGGTAACGTTCTGCTGCATCTCCTGTGAAACGCTGTTACTGTTATTGCACTGGCTGCACCAGACATGTGGTGGGACTGCACACACGATCAAGGGACTTGGCTAAAGGATTAATGGGTTATTGTTTGAAAACATCTTGAGAACTGCTGCcacaaatcttacctgttttgtaCTTCCATTAGTTCactcaatgtgcagttttgaaagaagcacatgttgtagctcgcatgtattttcattttataacatgatatctggtaatgCTAAAATGTgggtttctttcaaagctgcacatttgagacctacagtatataatgaatggatgtgtgTGGCAGGGAACATttgtggaactattttgttagctacaatcactttcagCTCTTCCCTGATTGCCTGCACCTGTAAGCATCTTATATTGTGATACTGGGTGCGACCCACGAGAAGGAATTAGGGGACACATCAGAGGGCTAAACAGAACTTCCAAATTCCAGTGAACAGGGTGTTattataataatgtgatatctgtataatgtaaaataatgtataatgtgatatcttgtaacaattgtaagtcgccctggataagggcgtctgctaagaaataaataataataataataataatattagcagtTCATGTGAAACCTTAAGAGTCCAAGCCAGTGTAGTTTCTGAAGTCATTTTGGAGGGCTtgtagaaaagtttttttttgttgttgttgttatcccGGGCCATGGAATTTATTCCAGTTACAGAAAAGTTTCTCCAGTGTAGCCCTCCGTTTCCCCACTGACTCTCCCTCCCTGCAGATCGAGCACCAGCACACTGAGTGCGTCACCGACGTCCAGATCTGTGGAGCAAAGTTCTGTGACCCTGAGGGGAGCGCCTTCGCTGTCACCGGATACGACCTGAGCGAGATCATCCGCTACACTGTGGTGTAGGGCCTGGGAGTGAGGAAGGAGCACGAACCCACAACACACAGATCATCTGCTACCgccacattgtgtgtgtgtgtgtgggggggttcaTTTATATTGCTTATGGGGTCAAAAAAGTTGGGAAGACCTGACAAAACCTACCTTATGAGGACATTGTACATGCCCATATAATGTAAACATAaccatctaatatatatatatatatataatttagctcaaagagccagctgcccaacgtttcgatatgttgtacatatctttatcAAGGGAACatttgtttgaatcaaaacattggaggtatttataggtttttgacggcatgacaactgtttgttattgtttatattcaaatccatgattttttcttgcatgatgtaatggtgttctatatattgtgacatcatttttactttatcttataaatctgtgttaattctaattaacattattttatataaacttatatttatattatcatgcaatgctggctcagaggatcagccttgatttggcctccccagcgcatcagcatgcataACTTTAGAAtgaatttggtttatttatttatttaaatgttatgtatttattggagttaattggttcattctttttttttttttgagtcccGTTGGCATAattgtgttcagtctatttatccatttactttcttttattcttctatgtgttgcattgtctaattttagctgttctaatactacaaactttacataatTTATGTCATGTCCATATATAGGTCCAAAGTCTTGGTGATGTTGCCCTTTGCAGCGATAACTGAAATGTTAGGAATGTTTTCTGTGTGTCTTTGACTTGCTACCACAGACAACATGTCTGGCCAGAAAACAGCTGCTGCAAAATTAGCTTGACCAGTAGAGGGCAGTTTTGTGTCACCTTTTACTACCCTGTACACCAGATACATATTTAACTTTGTAACTATAAGGGACCGTTTTAGATGTTCACTGTAGATTTTAAATGCAAAGGCGATTGTGGATGTTGAATGACAATGTGCTATTTTACTGTGCAGAGAACACCTATGTATTTACTGTAGGGATCTGTTTAATAAACTATTATTAGTAATCACTGTTTTCCAAACTGGAAGTTTGATTGTGTTCCTGGTATttgatgtattgtattgttctTGCAGGTACATGATGGAAACCCCTGTTCAACATGGGAAGTGTACAGTTACAATACAGTGAGCTTTCACAAATGCATTCATGTCCCTTTGTGTGTTGgcatacattttcttatttagTATTATAATTATATTGTTGTGGAATTAGAAATAGGCTTTAAGCAGGGTTAGAAACATAGTCCTGGGTTCTGTAACTCCCCTCATGTAAGTATGTTACTAACTGATCAGTAGCCAGAGCAATCAGGTCAGTGTTAGTTGTTTCTCTCTTCTAGCTACATGAGCAAGTTGAACAAACTTACTCATGCTGAGATAAGTAGTGTTAGTTCAGAGCAGATTCATCAAGGACTTGATTACTCACATTTCAGGAACCTACTTACTGTGCCTACCTGGtcagttctgaaacccaggactggggcGTCAGTTGTGATTGACAAATTCAGGGCTGCTGGTTTCACCAGTGTCTAGGTATGTCACATTAGGAGTTCACAGTTTTTCCTACCATGGTCCGGCTCTTTGGAATTCTTTGCCCTGGATCATCAGAAATGCTGATTCCAAAGTTTAAGTCCTTCCTGAAGGCCTATGTGTTCTCTCAAGCCTTTCCAGTatgaatatattttatgttttattttacttttattcttttactttttttttgatTGTGAAGCACTTTTGAGTTGGCTTTGCTATGAAtagtgctatataaaaaaaaataattaaaatttgATTGAGTGACTGTATGGGGGACTAGTGTGAGTGTCTAACCCTGGGCACAGTATATGAAAATATATTGTGTGCAGAAGCTTGATTTTACACCCAAACATCTGCGGCATCATGTATTCTAAACACAGGCCTCATAAGCTGTGTTAACCAGTTCAGTTTCCACAGAAAAGTGCTTGTGCTATTGTTTTTGCTGACTATGCTGTGTTCTTGTTTTCAATTCAATGTGCCTTCTATCTGAAGTTAATTGTACCTGACAGGCCTGCCTTGTAAACAAGGGCCAATGCTTCTCAAGCAAGTAAGTATTCCCTTGTGTAGAATTATAACAATTAATAAATGATATAACCCAAACAAAAATAATGCTATTGTTCTACTAGCCTTGTCACCAGCACCCTCTAGTGGATGTATCTGGGTACAGATTGCTATAAAATCTCTTTTTCATTTCTCACTCACTTCATGTTTTCAGTGGCTAAAATTAAAACCCTAACGGATCTTaatgcattaaaaagaaaaacattccaAGCATTTTCATGTTGGGATGAAGTTGGGATGAATTTGGCATCTCAGCCCCGTGATTGagtggaaaggcaagggctggactgTAAACCATCCGATTCAAAGACGAACGTCTCGCCATTAAACAAAAGAGCAAGTAAATCCTTCAGTTTTACAATGGCAATGAGGTGGTCTGTGATGGGGCCGGAATCTCAACATTATAAAGACAGAAATGTTTGTCCAAATTGCTTTTCATTTATATTCCaataaaacacacgcacacagcgtCCACATTTTAGCAAAGTTTTAATAAGTCAAGTCAAACATTAAAATACTGAAAAcggcaaaacttttttttttgtacaaatcgCAGTGGTTCAAAAAATTAttacaaaggattttttttttttttttaaagcagcaaaacattctgattgttaaaaaaagccctttaaagtgttttgttgtagttacttttttttttcattattatgcaCAGAGAAgctctaaattatttaatttaaaaaagtgcaAGAGTTTACTTAATTGTCACATCAAGAGTACAAAATAGCACAGAACAGAACCTGGACATTCATGAAACGAAACAACACACGGTCAGGACAGGGCCAGTTATGAGCACATCGGTTTCATACGAGCTGCATACAGCGTCAGGCAGTGTCAAATAGGGGCCTGGCGTATCCAAGTCTaatatgtacttttaaaaaaGCTTTGAACAACTCCTTAGGGTTAGAACTGGTCTCCCATTGCCTTTAAAAGGAAGAGAAAAATTAACTgaggattataaaaaaaaaaaaaaccatattgTATGTATGGTAGATACTTGGGGAAATCGCTCTTATGCCAGAGCAGAATTCATACTATCTTGTGCTATTTGAAAAGCACGCCATGCTAAGTGCACTGCTATGATAAATATCTTTTGGAATTATAAGAGCTCAGGTTTTTAAACCCCACGAGCCACGACATCGCCCTGCTCACAACGACATGCTCTGTCTCTTCACTGTCCCATCGTCTATCGGGCTGAAAAAGGGTGGATTACAAGAAAACAGGCAACAGTGTGTGAGAAGGCACAAGTAACGCCATATACGACAGTGGACAGGGAGTTCGGTCTCCATTCgttgagagagacagagaggggcaCCTGGACATACAGTACCCCTTTTCTAACTAAACAGTTCTGCTTCTCCGGTTTCCATAGCATGGAAGTGGAAAGCTCAGGATCTGTGGGTTTTCCTAACTATTATTATGATGTACAGTCTCATGAGCGAACTGATCGCATCCTAATAAAGGCAGCAAAGAGCTACCCGTTTAAAACTAAAGTATCTCAGAACTACTGCTTTACTAAAATCAAAAGCAGTACATCTGTGTAACAACTGCCAAGAAAGCTTCATTCAGATCAGCAAAGACTAGTGCTTTCCTATTGCTAGCTTATTAGAGCCTGTCCCTGCGACCCTGTGTCCCTGTGCTTCAGGGCACAGGATTAATACTGCTAAGAAATCTACAATTCAGGACTGACTACAGAGCAGGACTCAACATCACCGCCTTATTGCCAAGTAAATCAGATATTAACACTGCCCGTGGACCGCTTAATAAAACCTCGAATACAACAGTATTTGCATTAAACCTACACATTACTTCATAAACCATAGTTTCCTATACAATTACAAGAGTATTTGTAAGGGAAGAGCTGGTATTTCGAATGCATGTCATATACTTTCATACATGTATATGAgggttgttttataaaatactgcgGATTACAACAGATGCATACTGTAATATATGTTATCGTTACATATACTTGAAATTAGCATTAGCAAAATTTGAGTAATTACTATATtgagtttatatacagtatatgtatacttaaaataatatatgcAAACATTTGTTGCCGTAAAGTCTGTGGTGGGAAATCTGCAAAATGAAGTTCCAGAGACATTCCTTGTTTATACTTTCCATTTCATATACATGTGTTTATTCACAGGGACTGAACTCATGAGCTATTTAAGAAGCACAGCACTGTTATTAAAATAAGCCAACAGTGTTAAGACAATGACTAGCTCATTGTAATAACCAAGTCTTTACAAAAGAAATTAGTTCTTCTCGCTAGCATGACAACTTCCTTGCAAGTGCGTCCTTCTCTTAGCATTCTCCTGTAGATCTTTTATAGTTCTGAAGATCGTATTTTCACTTTGAAATCGGACGAAGCCTCTTATCCTGCTGAACTCCGCAATCTAAGTGACTTGTGAAAATGTCTCAAACCTTGGTTATTACCCCTTTAAGTGTAATGTAATTTGGGTGGGTATGAAATAGTAGTTCAATGATTGTATTCTTCATTGAAATCGGGCTGCCTGTGATCTATACGTGTGTAAACTAGGCATGGCCAGGCTGTATACCTATAAGATGCTTGGCTCAAGATACATCCCACATACTGAAGAGAGTATATAAAGTGCTTTTAAAACACCACCAAAAACA encodes the following:
- the LOC117404130 gene encoding WD repeat-containing protein 54-like; its protein translation is MYRREKSIQIKSSASALYNNLSVLPIAEKCLTYFTVVHCNVVNMVSASGDGLNFSHRQLQSKEGSIAASSSLIIQASWCVLPSRVLLVLTSQKGIQMYESDGSIMVYWHALDIPETPSDEAVFARGIAAATTLGHYICVGTSSGSVLVFKIPDKGANIILSEVLEEHWDPITDIATETSSSKEYIADIVSADDSGLLCIWKAGKDFKLLKKIPAYGCSCSSVKLWCGIVIAGYGSGQIRLYDALSGVVHAEVNAHARWIYALDIAPDSGKLLSGAEDSLVRIWKLSKSPESHTVEIEHQHTECVTDVQICGAKFCDPEGSAFAVTGYDLSEIIRYTVV